GAGTTGATGTGGAAAGATCAGCCCGAGTTCTTTCATGCAGAGTGTCGGTTTCTTCGGCAACGCTCACTGCAATTTCTCACCTGTTCCCAATCGCGTTCCCATTTCTTTCTCCAGGCGAAAGGGCGTCCACAGGTCATG
The Flavobacteriales bacterium genome window above contains:
- a CDS encoding DUF2256 domain-containing protein translates to MDKSHLPQKDCMTCGRPFAWRKKWERDWEQVRNCSERCRRNRHSA